The Streptomyces sp. NBC_00224 genome contains the following window.
TTCGGGCTCGGTGACGTCCAGTACGGCATGGAGGCGGCCGGAGAGGAGCTCGCCCAGCAGGGCGGCCCCGTCCACCAGGGAGCCGCGCGCGGTGTTGACCAGGGTCGCCCCGTCCGGCATCGCGGCGAGCTGACGGGCGCCGATCATGCGCTCGGTGGCCGGGAGCTGCGGCGCGTGCACGGAGACGACGCTGCTGCGGGCGCACAGCTCGTCCAGGGCGACGAGCTCGACACCCAGCCGGGCCGCCTCGGCCGCGTCCACGTACGGGTCGTGGAGCAGGACCCGGAAGTCGAAGGGGCGCAGCAGCTCGATCACCCGGCGGCCGATCCGGGAGGCGCCGACCAGGCCGACCGTGCGGTGGTAGTTGCCGGTGCCGTCGCCCTCGCGCAGCCAGTCGTGCGGGGCGCGCAGCTCCGCGTACCGCTGGGCCGAGGCCAGGACGCGCTTGCCCGCGAGGAGGATCGCCGCCAGCGTGTACTCGGCGACTGGCAGCGCGTTGGCCGCCGCCGCCGAGGTCACCGCGATGCCCCGCTCCCAGCACGCCTCGGTGATGTGGTGCTTCACCGACCCGGCGGCGTGCACGACGGCCCGCAGTCGGGGCGCCGAGGCGAGCACCTCGGCGGTGAGCGGCGGCGCGCCCCAGCAGGTCAGCAGCACCTCGGCCTCGGCCAGCGCCGCCGCCACGGCCGGTGCGGGCGCGACGAGCTCATGGGCGACGAGGTACGGGTCGGTACGGGCGAGGGCGGCGAGGCGGGCGCGGTGCCGCTCGGCGAGCAGGCGCTCGGCGATCCCGGGGCCCATGGCGAGGAGGACGGCGGGGCGGTTGTCAGTGGCGTGGTGCATGGTGGAACTCGGGCTCCTCACGGGGGCGTTGTCCATGGGTAACCGGCTGTGCGTCCGTCCGGTCACTTGACGCTGCCCGCCGTGAGGCCCGCCTTCCAGTGCCGCTGGAGGGCGACGAAGGCGACGACGAGGGGGAGGACGGCGAGGAGGGAGCCGGTGACGACGAGGGGGTAGAAGGCGGGCTCGGCGTGGGTGTTGGAGTTCCACGCGTACAGACCGAGGCTCAGCGGGAAGAGCTTCTGGTCCGAGAGCATCACCAGGGGGAGGAAGAAGTTGTTCCAGATCGCGGTGAACTGGAAGAGGAACACGGTGACGAACCCGGGCATGACCATCCGGAGCCCGATCGACCAGAAGGCGCGCAGCTCGCCGGCCCCGTCGATCCGCGCCGCCTCCAGCGCCTCGTCGGGGATGTAGCTCGCGCTGAACACCCGGGAGAGGTAGACCCCGAAGGGGTTCACCAGGACGGGGACCAGCACCGACCAGTAGGTGTTGACCAGCCCCGCCTTGCTGGCGAGCAGATACATCGGCAGCGCCAGCGCGGTGGACGGCACGAGCACGCCGAGCAGGACCACCCCGAAGAGCTTCTCCTTGCCCCGGAAGCGGTACTTGTCGAAGGCGTACCCGGCGGCGACGCTGATCAGCGCGCAGACGAGCGCGCCCCCGCCCGCGTACAGCAGGGAGTTGAGGTACCAGCGCAGATAGACGCCGTCGTTGTAGGACGCCAGCTCGGAGAGGTTGTGGCCGAGGTCGAAGCCCTTGAAGGAGAAGGCGTCACCGGTGAGCAGCCCGCCGGTGTCCTTGGTGGCGGCGGTGACCAGCCAGACGAGGGGGAAGAGCGTGTAGAGGGCGGAGAGCAGCAGCGCGCCGTTGACGGCGGCCTTGGAGAGCCAGCGGCCGGGAGCGGGCGCCGCCGTCGTGGTACGGACGGTGGCGGCCGTACGGGGAGCGGGCTCGGCGCCCGCGGGTGCGGCGGTGGAGCCGGTGGTGGCCGGGGAGGTCATGCCCGCGCCCCCTTCCGGGTGGTGAGGCGGGTGACGGCGAAGGAGAGCAGCGCCGCGGTGAGGGCGAGCAGGACGGCCGCGGCCGCGGCGAGGCCGTAGTCGTTGCGGGCGAAGGCCGCGGTGTAGGCGTACATGTTGGGTGTCCAGGTGGAGGTGACCGCCGAGCCGGAGCCCTGGTTGAGGATCAGCGGCTCGGTGAACAGCTGGAGCGAGCCGATGACGGTGAACAGCGCGACCATCCCCAACGAGGCCCTGACCAGCGGGATCTTGATGCTGAGCGCGGTGCGCCAGGCGCCCGCGCCGTCCACCGTGGCCGCCTCCAGGACGGAGCGGTCGATGGCCTGGAGGGCCGCGTAGAAGATCACCATGTTGTAGCCGAGCCACTCCCACAGCGCGATGTTGACCACCGAGGGGAGGGTGCCGCCGGAGGAGAAGAAGCTGAAGGCGATGCCGCCGGAGCGCATCGCGCCGACGACCGGGCTGAGGCCGGGCATGTAGAGGTACACCCAGATCAGCGCGGCGATGATGCCCGGCACGGCGTGCGGCAGGAAGAGCGCCAGCTGGAAGAAGCGGCGGGCCCGGGCGAGCCCCGAGTCGAGCAGCAGGGCGAGGGCGAGCGCCCCGATGACCATCAGGGGGATGTAGACGGCGCAGTAGCCGAGCAGGATCCAGAAGCCGTCGCGGAAGGCCCGGTCGCCCAGGGCGGCGGTGTAGTTGTCGAGCCCGCTGAAGACGGACTCGGCGCCGCCGAACCCCAGCCCCGACTGCTTCTCGGTGAACAGGCTCAGCCAGACCGCGTATCCGATCGGCACCACCGTCACCGCGGTGAACAGGACGAAGAAGGGAGCGAGCAGGACGCCCGCGGCGGCGCCCGTGCGGTGTCCCGTGCGGCGGGTGGTCCGGGCCTTCGCTGCCACGGTCAGCCCTCGACCTTCAGCCCGCGCTTCTTCAGCTCGGCCACGGTGGCGTCATGGGCCGCCTTCACCGCGCCCTTGACGGTGACCGAGCCGCCGGAGACCTTGCCGAACTGGTCCTTGAGCGTGGTGTTGGTGGTGCCGGTGGTCGGGCCCCAGCTCCAGCGGGGGTTGATCGAGGCGCCCGCCCCGTCGAAGAGCCGGTAGATGTCCTGGCCGCCGTAGAACCCCGCGTCGAAGGCCTTCTTGGCGGCCGGGCGCAGCGAGACATCGGCCGGGAAGGCGCTCGAAGTGCCCGGCGCGATCCGTGCCCTGACGCCGTCCTCGGTGGTCGACATCCAGGTGGCGAACTCGACGGCCGCCGCGGCCTTCTTGCTGCCCTTGGTCACCGCCCAGGTCGAGCCGCCGAGCATGCCGCTTGCGGGCTTGCCGTCCCAGGTGGGCACCGGTGCGATGCCCCACTTGCCGCTCTGGTCGGGCAGGGTCGACTTGAGGACGCCCGCGCCCCAGGAGGCGCCGAGGTAGCCGACGGTCGAGCCGTCCTTGAGCGCGGCCGTCCACTCCGGACTGAAGGAGGCGGCCGTCTGCACGAGCTTGTCGTCGATCAGCCCCTGCCAGTAGTCGGCGACCTTGTCGGTGGCGGCGTCCGAGGTGTTGAGCTTCCAGGTGTCGCCCTCGGCCTTGAACCACTGGGCGCCGGCCTGCCAGGCCATCGCCTCGAAGGTGGTCGGGTCGTCCGGCATGAAGGTCGCGATCCGCGCCTTCGGGTCGGCCTCCTTCGCCTGCTCGGCGGCGGCGCGGAACGCCGCCCACGTCCTGGGCACTTCGATCTTGTTCTTCTCGAAGAAGTCCTTGCGGTAGAAGTACGTCTGGGGCGCGGCGTCGAACGGGACGGCCCAGCTCCTGCCGCCCAGCGTGGTGAGGTCGACCGCCTGCGGCAGGAACTTCTTCTTCACGTCGTCCGTCAGGTACGAGCCGATGTCCTGGAGCGCGCCCTGGCTGACGAACTCGGGAAGCATCGGGTACTCGACGGCGACCAGGTCCGGGGCGTTGCCCGCCTTCACGGCGTTGGAGATCTTGGCGTAGCCGCCGCCGTTGCCGGACGGTATCTCCTCGAACTTGACCCGGATGTTCCGGTGCGAGGCGTTGAAGGCGTCCACGACGTCCTTCGACCCCTTCTGCCACGCCCAGAAGGTCAGAGTGACGGGCTTGTCGGCGGTGCCCTTGCCCGCGTCGGAGGAGTCGCCGTCACCGCCCCCGCATGCCGTGAGCAGGGCGAGGGCGGTGACGGCGGAGACGGCGGCGGTCGATCTGGTCCAACTGCGGCTCACGGAACGGCTCCTGAACGTGAGGGGACGAGGCGATGGCCGCGATCCTTGAGCCGGTCCTGACCGAAGTCAAGAGCGAAAGTTCGATTGATCGAAAAATGATCGAGTGGGGTGTGGGGTGGGGTGGAGGTCTAGACCACTTGAGGGTCGGTGCTTGCGGCAGCGGGTACGGCGGATGTGGAGACGGCGGGCGTGGCTGCGGGCCCGCCCGCCCGTGGTGCCCCGCACGACGACCGCACCCGCAGCCGGGGCAGCAGGTCCACATGGCGGCGCGGCTGCCCGCCCGGCCCCGCCGGAGCCCCGCGCAGCCGCTCTATCAGCAGCTGCGCCGCATACCGACCCACCTCGTGCTTGGGCGGGGCCACCGCCGTCAGCGGGATGTCCGCGAGCGCCGCCACCTCGTCGTCGTACGCCACGAGCGCCAGGTCCTGCGGCACCCGTATCCCCAGCTCGCCCAGGCGCTGGGCGATCCGGATCGCGTCCACGTCGTTGTGGACCAGGGCGGCCGTCGCCTCCCCGGTGCGGACGGCCGCGAGCAGCGCCCGCACCGCCGCCTCGAACCCCGCCGGATCCGCCTCCGCCGGGACCGAATCGATCACCGGGCACGGCGCCACGAGCCCCAGCGCGTCCAGCGCCTGCCGATACCCGGCGCGCACCGCCAGCGCCGTCGGGCTGTCGGCCCGCGCCACCAGGAGCGGCGCCCGGTGCCCGAGCCCGGTCAGATGGCGTACGGAGAGGAGCACCCCGTGCCCGTGGTCCGAGCAGACCCGGTCCAGGTCGTCCAGCGCCCCGCCCGGCACCCCGCGCCGCTCCAGGAGCACGGTCGGGACCGGCAGTTCGGTGATCCACCGCCCGTGCTCGGCCGGGTCGTGCGGCTCCTTCCAGCCCGGCGCGACCAGCAGCCCCTCGGCCCCGGCGGCCAGCAGCCCGGCCGCCCGGGCCGCGTCCTCCTGCGGGCGGTAGTCCGAGATCCGCAGGATCAGCCGCGCCCCTGCGGCGGCCGCCGCCTCGTGCGCACCCCGGATGACCTCGGCAAAGTAGTACGTGGCGTTGGGCGCGATCATGCCGAGCACCACCTCGCGGCCGCCCCCGCCGGGACCGCCCGGCGCGGGTATCCCGGGCGCGCCCTCCTGATGCGGCCAGGAGACCTTGCCGTGCACCCGGTCGAGCAGTCCCCGTACGGCCAGCGCCTCCACGTCCCGCCGCGCGGTCACGGGGGAGACGCCCAACTGGCCCGCGAGGTCGGAGACTCGGGCCGAGCCGCGCCGGCGCACCAGCTCCAGCAGTCGGTCGTGACGTTCAGCAGCACTC
Protein-coding sequences here:
- a CDS encoding hydroxyacid dehydrogenase → MHHATDNRPAVLLAMGPGIAERLLAERHRARLAALARTDPYLVAHELVAPAPAVAAALAEAEVLLTCWGAPPLTAEVLASAPRLRAVVHAAGSVKHHITEACWERGIAVTSAAAANALPVAEYTLAAILLAGKRVLASAQRYAELRAPHDWLREGDGTGNYHRTVGLVGASRIGRRVIELLRPFDFRVLLHDPYVDAAEAARLGVELVALDELCARSSVVSVHAPQLPATERMIGARQLAAMPDGATLVNTARGSLVDGAALLGELLSGRLHAVLDVTEPELPSRESPLYDLPNVLLTPHIAGSLGNELHRMADLALDEVERFAAGTPFADPVHAAALRHSA
- a CDS encoding carbohydrate ABC transporter permease, coding for MTSPATTGSTAAPAGAEPAPRTAATVRTTTAAPAPGRWLSKAAVNGALLLSALYTLFPLVWLVTAATKDTGGLLTGDAFSFKGFDLGHNLSELASYNDGVYLRWYLNSLLYAGGGALVCALISVAAGYAFDKYRFRGKEKLFGVVLLGVLVPSTALALPMYLLASKAGLVNTYWSVLVPVLVNPFGVYLSRVFSASYIPDEALEAARIDGAGELRAFWSIGLRMVMPGFVTVFLFQFTAIWNNFFLPLVMLSDQKLFPLSLGLYAWNSNTHAEPAFYPLVVTGSLLAVLPLVVAFVALQRHWKAGLTAGSVK
- a CDS encoding carbohydrate ABC transporter permease, producing MAAKARTTRRTGHRTGAAAGVLLAPFFVLFTAVTVVPIGYAVWLSLFTEKQSGLGFGGAESVFSGLDNYTAALGDRAFRDGFWILLGYCAVYIPLMVIGALALALLLDSGLARARRFFQLALFLPHAVPGIIAALIWVYLYMPGLSPVVGAMRSGGIAFSFFSSGGTLPSVVNIALWEWLGYNMVIFYAALQAIDRSVLEAATVDGAGAWRTALSIKIPLVRASLGMVALFTVIGSLQLFTEPLILNQGSGSAVTSTWTPNMYAYTAAFARNDYGLAAAAAVLLALTAALLSFAVTRLTTRKGARA
- a CDS encoding ABC transporter substrate-binding protein, which encodes MSRSWTRSTAAVSAVTALALLTACGGGDGDSSDAGKGTADKPVTLTFWAWQKGSKDVVDAFNASHRNIRVKFEEIPSGNGGGYAKISNAVKAGNAPDLVAVEYPMLPEFVSQGALQDIGSYLTDDVKKKFLPQAVDLTTLGGRSWAVPFDAAPQTYFYRKDFFEKNKIEVPRTWAAFRAAAEQAKEADPKARIATFMPDDPTTFEAMAWQAGAQWFKAEGDTWKLNTSDAATDKVADYWQGLIDDKLVQTAASFSPEWTAALKDGSTVGYLGASWGAGVLKSTLPDQSGKWGIAPVPTWDGKPASGMLGGSTWAVTKGSKKAAAAVEFATWMSTTEDGVRARIAPGTSSAFPADVSLRPAAKKAFDAGFYGGQDIYRLFDGAGASINPRWSWGPTTGTTNTTLKDQFGKVSGGSVTVKGAVKAAHDATVAELKKRGLKVEG
- a CDS encoding substrate-binding domain-containing protein, with protein sequence MRESAAERHDRLLELVRRRGSARVSDLAGQLGVSPVTARRDVEALAVRGLLDRVHGKVSWPHQEGAPGIPAPGGPGGGGREVVLGMIAPNATYYFAEVIRGAHEAAAAAGARLILRISDYRPQEDAARAAGLLAAGAEGLLVAPGWKEPHDPAEHGRWITELPVPTVLLERRGVPGGALDDLDRVCSDHGHGVLLSVRHLTGLGHRAPLLVARADSPTALAVRAGYRQALDALGLVAPCPVIDSVPAEADPAGFEAAVRALLAAVRTGEATAALVHNDVDAIRIAQRLGELGIRVPQDLALVAYDDEVAALADIPLTAVAPPKHEVGRYAAQLLIERLRGAPAGPGGQPRRHVDLLPRLRVRSSCGAPRAGGPAATPAVSTSAVPAAASTDPQVV